Proteins co-encoded in one Papaver somniferum cultivar HN1 chromosome 5, ASM357369v1, whole genome shotgun sequence genomic window:
- the LOC113280466 gene encoding U6 snRNA phosphodiesterase-like: MGSTIAAKPTISIPKENEEQKKVPLNGQGAPDHNPNRFKIRTSSSSTTSTISNNSPNPLDYMDIGQGSRVRSFPHIQGNYALHVFIPVYIPPTTMKNLALFLKRIAKVVPELHVVDVDIPLSILCKDNQKFEQVALGREVHISLGRTVPIRVHQIDSILAMLRQKFSPSKQYWIDFTKWEVFVNDERIRSFLAMEVVAGGLAEITRQIQSVNEIYRFHNLPEFYKDPRPHISLAWASGNVGDQLKKRVTEDLSAGTMSQNRCIFTCEFKGIKCRIGNKQYKICNV, translated from the exons ATGGGGTCAACCATTGCTGCCAAG CCAACTATCTCGATTCCGAAGGAGAATGAAGAGCAGAAGAAAGTCCCTTTGAATGGACAGGGAGCACCAGACCACAATCCCAACAG aTTTAAAATCAGAACCAGTTCGTCTTCCACCACCTCCACTATCTCTAACAACTCTCCAAACCCTCTAG ATTATATGGATATTGGTCAAGGAAGCCGGGTGAGGAGCTTTCCACATATTCAAGGAAATTATGCTCTTCATGTTTTTATCccag TTTATATACCACCTACAACAATGAAAAACCTAGCACTATTTCTGAAGAGAATTGCGAAAGTGGTTCCTGAGCTCCATGTTGTTGACGTTGACATCCCACTTAGCATCCTATGCAAAGATAATCAAAAGTTTGAACAGGTGGCTCTAGGAAGGGAGGTCCACATAAGTTTGGGAAGAACTGTTCCTATCCGAGTCCACCAAATAGATTCCATTTTGGCAATGCTGCGTCAGAAATTTTCACCGTCAAAGCA ATATTGGATAGATTTTACCAAGTGGGAGGTTTTTGTCAATGACGAACGAATAAGGTCCTTTCTTGCAATGGAAGTCGTTGCAGGAGGTTTAGCCGAG ATAACTAGGCAAATTCAGTCCGTCAATGAGATTTATAGGTTTCACAATCTTCCAGAATTCTATAAG GATCCTCGCCCACATATCTCACTGGCGTGGGCATCAGGTAATGTCGGAGATCAACTCAAGAAAAGGGTAACGGAAGACCTGTCTGCAGGTACAATGTCCCAAAATAGATGTATCTTTACGTGCGAGTTCAAAGGTATCAAATGTAGGATTGGTAATAAGCAGTATAAAATTTGTAATGTCTAG